tctcatgtttaaatactttagagacatcagagccatcgacaaattccagaagatctgcCTGAGCTGAGGATGCTCTCGGCAGGTTCATGAGCTGAACGGCCGCTGATGCCCTGGAGCTCACATATCCGAAACGCTGaatcaaattttcaaatagacgctttcaaatataaattttcaagcagcattatttataaaattatagtggatttgTGCGTCCGCCATGACACTTGCTGTGAGAAATACTGCAAGTGGAGTTATATAAATGGTGAAACAGCTGGAGTTCTGTTATCACTAGAATATTGCACCACTGGAAAAGGCTTGCAGTGGATCAGATTCgaggaccagaaagaactgttgtaCAAATGTTAATATCACTACTTTCATACCTGAACATGTGTGACAGAGTTTGCTGATGTCCAGATGTCtcgtctggttgctgatgggattgttgagcacacagctgtaggtgtttttatcctgatattccacctccagaggtagagagagactgatgcggagatcagacacactgatgctggacaataaactgtttcctttgtaccaggagagagtcacatgtctcatattcaccactgaacacaacaatgaacaatatgatgaggatgatgatgaacaATCTCTGGTAATGTTAGGAACAGGCAGATGAGCTGCAAAACATGAGacaataaactaaaatatagaTAAATTTACACAGTAATTTAATTTGCAGTTCAGTGTGTTGAGTGAGTCATGAGTTGAATGAGATATATACAATGTCACCTCaaacaataaaatcaagaatatGTAACAGGCAGAACAAATTATCTCTGCTCACCATTAATCCAGAGGTGgaaagtccaggggtcagaaagtaaaagtcttgCCATATGTTTATTGCAGCCATGAACTCAGCCAGCTGATTTCACTAATTAGTTCTACCTCCTGGTTGAAAAACTGTGCTAATTAGCAAATCCAGGTGATTGGAACAAAATACAGAggaggacttttactttctgaacctggactttccacctctgccatagacagaaacactgaatgtttttgatGTCAGTTTCACTCCCCTTTTCTGCTGTTCATAGAGTCCAGCATGTTgagttgtgatgtttgtgatggttaGAGATCCAGCCTGATGATCCAGCCTCAgactgtctctgaatctcccatcaggAACATCATCATATGTGAAAAAGATTTGTGActatggaccacaaaaccagtcttaagtgtaaatttttcaaaattgagatttatacatcacctgaaagcggaataaataagctttccgttgatgtatgggttgttaggatcggacaatatacaacgagatacaactatttgaaaatctggaatctgagggtgcaaaaaaatctaaatattgagaaaatcacctttaaatttgtccaaatgaattcttagcaatgcatattactaatcaaaaattacgttttgataaatttacagtagtacatttacaaaatatcttcatggaatatgatctttacttaatatactaatgatttgtggcataaaagaaaaatccataattttgacccatacagtgtatttttggctattgttacaaatataccccagcgacttaagactggttttgtgatccagggtcacatttgtttcTCTCTACTGATTTCAGCTATGAGAGAACTGCCAGCTCCAAATTTCCACTGTTGTTGTATTTAAGTATTTCAGTAACATCAGTGTttagagtgacagaatctccctccatcactgacacaGACTCACTAAACACACCTGATGAACAAACAGATTTTACACAGATTAAGGTAATTATAAAGGTAGGCCTGATACTGCCTGATACTGTATAAGTACTGTAGCTCTTGCACATAAAGAAAAATATGCCTTTATATACTGCTACCACCAAATACAGACTAGTATGAAGCAGACAGATAAAAAAACTGCAGCAGCACTTACAGATTgcctgaaaatatatttatagtgtCAAATAATTGAGTGAAATGGTAAATTTATGAAAAAGGACAGATAACCAGGCCCAGTTGCTCTCATGTCCCCgtgttgagagaaattgggagtaagtgcagaggaAGAGGCACTTCCTTCAGTCTGAAGCTTATTTAtgtcacttttggtgtgaaggGGCCTTTACAGTTGCCCGAAATAGCTTTTGGGTTTTTTCTTATGAAAAtcaaataagcaagcccagcccaggtgataaaaagtaacacaaaattaacacaaagcattactttccataaaaagtaactaacacaattagttactttttatggagtaacacaatattaaaacggattacttttaaaagtaactttccccaacactgtgaGAACACATTGGACCCTGCAGCTACAACAATCCTGAGGGCCCCCTTCACAGTGGTTTAATGCCACAGTGTCTTCCAccacaataattattattattattaataatttcacaAATGTCAACCTTAAAGAAGCACAGAATCGAACGCACAGTAATAAACTGGATTTCCGtaaaaaacatttcaagctaTTTAGTGCATTAAAACATAAACAACTCAGAATATCCGAAATCCAGCGACAATCAACAGAGATTCAGGAGCAGCAATTAACACTATCAGAGAATCTGAGACTGGAGGATGTGAAGAAGAGTAAAAGAGAGACATTAATGTAAGTCTGATCTATAACAACAGACAGAGATCAGATCagcaaataaacattaatatcacTACTTCCATACCTGCACATGTGTGACAGAGTTGACTGATGTCCAGGTGTCtggtctggttgctgatgggattgttgagcacacagctgtaggtgtttttatcctgatattccaccttcagaggtagagagagactgatgctgagatcagacacactgatgctggacaataaactgtttcctttgtaccaggagagagtcacatgatccacattcaccactgaacacagcaatgaacaatatgatgatgatgatgctggtAATGATGAAGAACAGTGTCTGGTAATGTTAGGAACAGGCAGGTGAGCTGTAAAACATGAGACAATGAACTGAAATGTGGATAAATctacacaattttattttcagttcagTGTGTTGAGTGAGTGTTTATATGATGTCACCTCAAACTATAAaataagaatatgtaaaagcCATGACAAATGATCTCTACTCACCAtaaacagaaacactgaatgtttttgatGTCAGTTTTGCTCCACTTGTCTGTAGTTTATAGAGTCCAGCATGTTgagttgtgatgtttgtgatggtcagagatccagtctgatgatccagcttcagtctgtttctgaatctcccatcaagAACATCATCATGTGTAGAGAAGATTTGTTTATCTCTATTGATTTCAGCTATGGGAGAACTGTGAGCTCTAAATTTCCACCGTATGTCATCGTCTTCACGTATTTCAGTAACATCAGTGTTGAGAGTcacagaatctccctccatcactgacactgactcaccaaacacacctgatgaaCAAACAGATTTTACACAGACTAAGGTAATTACAAAGGTAGGCCACTGTACTTAAAAAGCAACACATATTCcatttccttttcttttctttttttttttttttttttttgactgacaAGCAGAAACATTTTGTCTGATATAAGAACTGTACTGTAACTCTTGCAGATACAGAAAAATACAATATCGACTGTTTTAATAAACTGATACTGTAAACTGCTAACCGCTACCATTAAAGACAGACAATTAAAATCAAGCAGGCAGAGAAAACATTGCAGCAGCACTTACAGATTAcctaagaatatatttagcagCATAATTTATGAAAAAGGACAGATAATTAGGCCCCATATGACACGTAATCATATCACTTTCATCAAGCAactaaagtaacacattacttttaaatttacagtgaagAGTTGCTTTTTCAAATAAGGAACAcaagtaactttgttttcacatttattGACTGGCATCTCTCCTGTCGTCgtgttgagagaaattgggagtaagtgcagaggaAGATTTACTTCCTTaagcctgaggcttattcatttcacttttggtgtgaaagggccttaACAATTgcccaaaatataacttttgttttttcattattattaaaaacaaataagcaagcccagcccaggtgacaaaaagtaacacaaaagtaaCATAATCCATTActtttagataaaaaaataactaacacaattgaccgttcgcaaagagcttgattgacaggcgaccGCTGCTGCTATCTGCCATCTTGCCCAACAGCtatggaaaatatgtaaatgcacaTGCCCAGTAGCAgatgtatcccttctagccttaaccacaaatcagaaaaagagtagattaacttcggtggacttaaacttgaaaaatggtgtgttccGTGGTTGAAGTAAAacactttctgatgtttattcatgttcatttcgtgctttaaataaataaaataagacgATCGGTTCACGtgtttgaactgaggcaatacagtgatctgtcacaaTGCATTGAAGAGCCATAAagcggtatttattgtttgaatttctttaaaaatgactcaatttaaaagctgaatgttctgagaccttgtttcatatcagaagtaacctgctctgtcttctctgtcagtgtgttgtcagtttcctctttgctctgcgatgtatttttcactgcgtgagtaaatgtgtgtagtgtgagagcggCATTGTTTGTCCGTCatggcaacagtaactaagggtgGGCAGGTTTTGCGAACAgtcaattagttacttttttatggagtaacgcaatattgaaATGGATTACTTTTAAAGGTATCTTTCCCTGCAGCTATAATAACAACCCATCTagatttaatctagatttaaaggGGGGTCTTATGCAATTTCATGCATGCTAGTTGCTATCttcaaaaaacaatatgaatgtAGAACGGAGTATTTCTGTGTCAAATATACTCCTTCCGGTATTGTACAAGTTTCGGAGAGTTTTTTTCAAGCTTGGCTCTTCGTGACATAATGAAGGGTGGAATTCCTTGTATGGGTATTTCTCCCGAAAGAACGCACCTGCGCATACATAAACCAGAGCAAGAGAGCGCCCATCAACGCGCTTCATTCGGCAGGACTGAACAGGACTCACTCGAGAAGAATGTCTCCAAAAGACTGTGTTTTTGGTTGTAAGGGAaagataaccttgttcagcttcccAAAGAACCCAGCGTTACGTAAACAGTagatgcagtttgttttttgcaagtgtgtttgttgacgAACGTTTTATAAACAAGACAGTTCGATGCTGGATTTGCACATCGTTTGATTCAGAACTGCAGACTGTAAGtgaaatggctttaaatgtctgtgttttgttggcAATCGGCACAAGTGCTCTtcactctttagctccgcccacggTGCGCCTCCAGGGGCTTGGCTGTTTTCGGAGAGAATCGAaaagctgtatctttcttttataaatatgttaaaaCTAAAGACTCTTTGGAGCTAAGAACCATGCTGATctactctataggtactcaagatcaacatgagattgggtgaaactgtATGTGTTATGTCCCCTTTAAGCTTAATCCTTATGGTGCAACACATTCTAAATCTTTCATTTGCTTAAAAGTTATCTGTTGTAGAGGAAAAAACAATGTGCAACATTTACTAAACAAATGCAGGATAATTATTACAGACTTTATTACAGACTgaacttttaaaacatttaaaaacatttaaagtagtagcctatattaaaagtatttttagttCCTAAAGTATACTGCCTCGGTGACAGTTTTTGTATCATTTTCTGTTAGTGTAGCAGCTACTTTATCACTCTGAAATGGGAAAAATTAAaccatataattaaatatatatatatatatatatatatatatatataataaataaataaataaataacttaccAATCAGATTCCACCAgcacaaacagaacaaaacagacATGTGAAACATTTTCTTCAATAGCTCTCCAGCATATCTATTAACACTGTGTGCTGAAAACACAGAAGAACTGTCAGTGTGAATCCTCCCCACTCAGAGCACAGGAGGAGCTTCCCCTGCTGCCTTCACTAACAACTCTTCCAGTAGCAAACCAGGAGGTCTCTCATCCAGGTATGGGTGTGCAGGTGAAAGCTTCAGGTTGACACTGCTGGCTTGTTCAGCAGGTCTCCTTAAGCAACCCCTTAAGCATCCCATATAAGTATGGACCACAACTTTAAGTATGTTTATGGTTAGTACTGTTTACGTAGAGTTTTAAACAAACCATTTGTTCAATGTGTGTTGCTGTGTTATGAACTCACTGTCTGACTTCCACTCTGGATAAAACTGCtttaaacacctttataaatgatcttgatcgtgatctgtaacgtgagatgggcgccgccatgtttgtttcGCGCCGCAGTTCAGAGAGTCCTGTCAGTCTGATTTACAGCATGTGAATTCATAAATTTCTCCGGAAATACATGCAAGTATGTAGCTGGTGAACTGGGTTTAGAATAGagtgaactttatagttacttacactatgtgtatctgatatgaataaaacacatcagcaaataaaatttgaatggattgttattgttgcttccatagacatctgtgtgtattttataagctctaaatgtattgttttactagtacttatgtgtatttaaatgtctgaaacctaaaatatgcattatgcGGTTAAGAACACTGCAGTTGTGATATGACATTTTTCATGATCTGAACTCAAatatctaagactttttctatgtacacaaaaggcctattcctctcaaatattaagtaaagttTAAGTAAAGTAAAGTCCTTTCTAGAAAGAAAGCAAATGACTGACATCAATAACTTCGTTTTACAAACATAACATCAGGAAATTAAGTCAAACCAATACTCACAGTTGAGCAGAAACTCAAAGAGTGCTCAACAAAGAACTTTAGATGAGCAAGTCGGTAGAGCGAGTTCAACCATGTGGTTTCCCTCTACCAAACAAACTGTCTTGCTTTATGGTAGTCGGGCATTTATGTCCGGTTACCTGCAGTATACCCTCTGGTTGCCCCTGGTGGTACTACATATCTTTCGGATGAGacattaaaccgaggtcctgactctctgtggtcattaaaaatcccaagacactcatcgtaaagagtaggggtgtaaccccggtgtcctggccagattTCCTCCTCTGGCCCTTATCagtcatggcctcctaataattcccatccacttgattagttctatctctctctcctccccacacagtaaaatccccagtgttaaatcaacactgctcagagtgtatttggtcccactccaaatagtgttaaagtaacactgaagcagagttaaagctaatgagataattaagtgattaattaagtgctgattgagcattagtgatgaacagctgctgttaacaagcagaatcactgaagaaaatagaaacacaagaactacaactgacttcagccgcagcctttgataaaatcaactgaaataaaagacattcaaTCTCTGAAggtctcagcagaggatgattaaacaactccacaaacagcatcaccagctccacttattattgactttattattatcagATGACtacagaagctcttattgaaaATTATCAGAGGTTTAAACATTGATGCTTCATTGGTCAAAAAcaatgccaccatcatggagatgaGTGTTTACTTTGGTTAGGCTCTTGCCACTTGACTTACTGTGttagttttttctttgcaaCAATGCATATGTTGTAGTAAAGGAGAAAGATCAGTGCTTTACACTGAGCACGTAGTAGATGCTTCTATGTGATGAGACAATCATTGTGAACTGGCCAGActgtatgctttttttttttattctattttggGTTTGCGCAACTAACCCACTGATGTTACAGTATGAGAAAGTGTTGCAGCCAACAATTATCGTGAATGCTTTTAAAACCATCTGCATAACATTTTTTGAACAACTGTATCATatagacaaacacagacatcaagaaccagcatatgaatctcaacaatggtgacaatcaacaaaattcttcaagctgcaatgcatgctgggtaacaccgtagtaaaaactcccaccatgcactgcagtataaatatttattgtcaccactgttgaggatcatatgataagtgttcatgtctaaaagcttgACCTGAAACTCTTCAACTTTTTGAAATATTACGGTCCTATATGTTCAATATAGAGCTCAAAATTATTGTAGAAATGTGATAATTACATATCTAGCAACacatgttatttatatatatgctcACATATTTTTTGGCTGCTTTTTAGTTGATGAATTTAAGTCAATAACTAAAGAGCAAGTAAGAGAAACCACTTTGTGTTGGCTAGTCATATCTTCCATAAGCAGAAAGTGTAATCTGCTACATCAAGCTTCTGTTTCAGCAATGTTCAAGTGTTTGCAGTGAAACACTATTGCAATTAATTAgaagcaaaattatttaaaagttctacaagggtcaagagcccaactacaG
The sequence above is a segment of the Onychostoma macrolepis isolate SWU-2019 chromosome 22, ASM1243209v1, whole genome shotgun sequence genome. Coding sequences within it:
- the LOC131530215 gene encoding uncharacterized protein LOC131530215 produces the protein MFVLFCLCWCCQIGVFGAETNEIQSLSVMEGDSVTLKTNVAELHEDDDITWKFGAEKTLIAKISTEKRICTFNDTDGRFRDRLKVDHQTGSLTITNITTEHTGLYEQQKRGVKQTSKTFSVSVYRVFGESVSVMEGDSVTLNTDVTEIREDDDIRWKFRAHSSPIAEINRDKQIFSTHDDVLDGRFRNRLKLDHQTGSLTITNITTQHAGLYKLQTSGAKLTSKTFSVSVYAHLPVPNITRHCSSSLPASSSSYCSLLCSVVNVDHVTLSWYKGNSLLSSISVSDLSISLSLPLKVEYQDKNTYSCVLNNPISNQTRHLDISQLCHTCAGVFSESVSVMEGDSVTLNTDVTEILKYNNSGNLELAVLS